The proteins below are encoded in one region of Bacteroidota bacterium:
- a CDS encoding Na/Pi symporter, with amino-acid sequence MEPTTPPVSQAPAPSSGGGASTWLNLLALAGVLFLFVVSLEVMGDGIKSLGGTFDLRGMLEKATNTPILALITGILVTSLVQSSSTTTSLVVTLVAAGTLSIENAVPVIMGANIGTTVTNTIVSMGHITRPDEFKRAMAGATVHDFFNWMAVLILLPLEVLFDVISTPAKALADALPGVDSGEPGDTPFELVAELIASGLGEIPWLMAIVGLAGLFLSLRFLVKILKALVLGRSEGLLHKYIFGAPIVAMLCGVVITFMVQSSSVSTSIVIPLVGAGILTVRQIFPYTLGANIGTTGTAMLAALVAVSSGEPAAAAGLTIALAHLLFNIFGIVLIYPIPFLREVPIRMAEFVGELAFKNRLYAIAYIVGLFYALPLLLEFLIL; translated from the coding sequence ATGGAACCCACGACCCCGCCGGTCTCGCAGGCGCCCGCCCCCAGCAGCGGCGGCGGCGCGTCGACGTGGCTCAACCTGCTCGCCCTCGCCGGGGTGCTGTTTCTGTTCGTCGTCAGTCTGGAGGTCATGGGCGACGGCATCAAGTCGCTCGGCGGCACCTTCGACCTGCGGGGCATGCTCGAGAAGGCGACCAACACGCCCATCCTGGCGCTCATCACGGGCATCCTCGTCACCTCGCTCGTGCAGAGCTCGTCGACGACGACCTCGCTCGTGGTGACGCTCGTGGCCGCGGGCACGCTCTCGATCGAGAACGCCGTGCCGGTCATCATGGGTGCCAACATCGGCACGACCGTCACGAACACGATCGTCTCGATGGGCCACATCACGCGGCCCGACGAGTTCAAGCGCGCCATGGCAGGCGCGACCGTCCACGACTTCTTCAACTGGATGGCCGTGCTCATCCTGCTCCCGCTGGAGGTGCTCTTCGACGTCATCTCGACGCCTGCCAAAGCCCTCGCTGACGCGCTCCCGGGCGTCGACTCGGGTGAGCCGGGCGACACGCCGTTCGAACTCGTGGCGGAGCTGATCGCGTCGGGCCTAGGTGAGATCCCCTGGCTCATGGCGATCGTCGGCTTGGCGGGGCTCTTCCTCTCGCTGCGCTTCCTCGTCAAGATCCTGAAGGCGCTCGTGCTGGGCCGCTCCGAAGGCCTGCTGCACAAGTACATCTTCGGTGCCCCCATCGTGGCGATGCTCTGCGGCGTGGTGATTACGTTCATGGTGCAGAGCTCGTCGGTGTCCACGTCCATCGTGATCCCGCTCGTGGGTGCGGGCATCCTGACGGTCCGGCAGATCTTCCCCTACACGCTCGGTGCAAACATCGGCACGACGGGGACGGCGATGCTGGCCGCGCTCGTGGCCGTGTCGAGCGGAGAGCCAGCGGCGGCCGCCGGGTTGACCATTGCGCTCGCGCACCTGCTGTTCAACATCTTCGGCATCGTGCTCATCTACCCCATCCCGTTCCTCCGCGAGGTGCCAATCCGGATGGCGGAGTTCGTGGGCGAGCTGGCGTTCAAGAACCGGCTCTATGCCATCGCCTACATCGTGGGCCTGTTCTACGCGCTACCGCTCCTGCTGGAGTTTCTCATCTTGTAG
- the ccoG gene encoding cytochrome c oxidase accessory protein CcoG has protein sequence MPATQFVDAGEVGILESPEEVLTTLRSDGKRKWLYPTPSTGRFWKRRLVLGWGLIAFFVALPIVKINGKPAVLLDVMAREFTLFGATFYPTDTFYLLLFGLSALVSVFLLTALLGRVWCGWGCPQTVYLEFLYRPIERWIEGPEHVRKRRNEGPRTADWAWRRALKLGIYGVISVALAHVFVSYFVGWDRLLTYMQGDPREHWGYFVMMAGTSALILYDFGYFREQMCTIACPYARFQSVLMDEDSLIVSYDFTRGEARGKGKKQPDGTRLDKKTGEALGDCVDCYACVRTCPTGIDIRDGLQMECIACTQCIDACDSIMDKMDLPRGLIRYTSEHALDGQKTRVVRPRTVLYTLFFAALVTALSVGVATRGSYDVNVGRTVGLPFTELPDGTVANRLRFRVRNQTPRDAAFEIRALDPANATLRIVGVQPVSLAPQEMKRVEVWVVVPAATFATDDERTARFALDFDDGTVEEVEYVLLGPSE, from the coding sequence ATGCCCGCAACCCAGTTCGTCGATGCCGGCGAGGTCGGCATCCTCGAGTCGCCTGAGGAGGTGCTCACCACGCTGCGCAGCGACGGCAAGCGCAAGTGGCTCTACCCGACGCCGAGCACAGGCCGCTTCTGGAAGCGCCGACTGGTGCTTGGCTGGGGGCTCATCGCGTTCTTCGTGGCGCTGCCCATCGTCAAGATCAACGGCAAGCCCGCCGTCCTGCTCGACGTGATGGCGCGCGAGTTCACGCTCTTCGGCGCGACGTTCTACCCGACGGACACGTTCTACCTGCTGCTCTTCGGCCTGAGCGCCCTCGTCTCGGTGTTTCTGCTCACGGCACTCCTCGGCCGCGTGTGGTGCGGCTGGGGCTGCCCGCAAACGGTCTACCTGGAGTTTCTCTACCGTCCCATTGAGCGCTGGATCGAGGGCCCGGAGCACGTCCGCAAACGTCGCAACGAGGGACCGCGCACGGCGGACTGGGCCTGGCGGCGCGCGCTCAAGCTCGGCATCTACGGGGTCATCTCGGTCGCTCTCGCCCACGTCTTTGTGTCCTACTTCGTCGGTTGGGATCGGCTGCTCACCTACATGCAGGGCGACCCGCGCGAGCACTGGGGCTACTTCGTGATGATGGCCGGCACGTCGGCGCTCATCCTCTACGACTTTGGCTACTTCCGCGAGCAGATGTGCACCATCGCGTGCCCGTACGCCCGCTTCCAGTCGGTGCTGATGGACGAGGACTCGCTCATCGTGTCCTATGACTTCACCCGCGGCGAGGCGCGCGGCAAGGGCAAGAAGCAGCCGGACGGCACGCGCCTCGACAAGAAGACCGGCGAGGCGCTCGGCGACTGCGTCGACTGCTACGCCTGCGTCCGCACCTGCCCGACGGGCATCGACATCCGCGACGGGCTTCAGATGGAGTGCATCGCCTGCACCCAGTGCATCGACGCCTGCGACAGCATCATGGACAAGATGGACCTGCCGCGCGGGCTCATCCGCTACACCTCGGAGCACGCGCTCGACGGCCAGAAGACGCGCGTCGTGCGGCCGCGCACGGTGCTCTACACGCTCTTCTTCGCCGCGCTTGTGACGGCGCTCTCGGTCGGCGTCGCCACGCGCGGTAGCTACGACGTGAACGTCGGGCGGACCGTCGGCTTGCCGTTCACCGAGCTCCCCGATGGCACCGTCGCCAACCGCCTCCGCTTCCGCGTCCGCAACCAGACCCCGCGCGACGCGGCCTTCGAGATCCGCGCACTCGACCCCGCTAACGCCACGCTCCGCATCGTGGGTGTGCAGCCCGTCTCGCTCGCACCGCAGGAGATGAAGCGCGTCGAGGTGTGGGTCGTCGTCCCCGCCGCCACCTTCGCCACCGACGACGAGCGCACCGCCCGCTTCGCCCTCGACTTCGACGACGGCACCGTCGAGGAGGTCGAGTACGTCCTGCTCGGCCCTTCTGAATGA
- a CDS encoding heavy metal translocating P-type ATPase — MSDARTHSVPISAPLAPETPCMHCGLPVGPRPVLGTAGGDSLPQAFCCTGCRVVHEALGAAGFGETYYRLRGVAASTRDARPTESDALQLAELDTDAFLAQHTTDVGEGLRRTHLFLDGVHCAACVWLVERLPFEISGVAEAVLDLPRARLTLTFDPGAVSLSEVGRWLARFGYAARPMRTQAAGRRTEAERALLLRMGVAWALAGNVMLLAFAFYSGLDAEADATMAAFARWVSLALAVPAVGYGGAPFFQRAWASVRLAWRARDPRRLHIDTPIALGIGVGTLHSAWATVTGQGEVWFDSITVLVAALLTARWLQLRSRRLAGDASERLLSLLPSMVRRVSASGETVVARLDELARGETVEVPAGEVIPVDGIVTQGASQLNNAVLTGESRPVAVAEGDAVEAGATNLVSPLRVRVEATGEATRVGRLLKWVRDEEGRKARVVLLADRLSGYFSLSVLSLAALTAVAWTFFGTFSLAAHHVVALLVITCPCAIGMATPLAMAVAAGRAARRGIFLKSDAATQRLTEADTVVLDKTGTLTEGRMALVETVAAEGVDLDATLDLAAVLEADVVHPVATALVAARGCPVLKAEAFEAEAGQGVRGVVDGQAVIVGKPMWVWAQTVSVSEGLTDAVERFARAGHTPVAIALDGQPAAVCAIGDRLRDDAPAVLRALEAAGLTIHLCSGDHPAAVAAVANTLGIPTERAHGGVAPEEKRATVEALQAQGRVVVMVGDGVNDAAALRAADVGVAVGGGSTASLVAADVFLTRLGLAPLAEAFAGTDHTLGVVRRNLGISLVYNVGGAAAAMLGLVTPLVAAVAMPISSLLVVASSILQRSFRADGAVPSSLISGHSTGSSGHRVATDPGPTTTSP, encoded by the coding sequence ATGAGCGACGCGCGGACCCATAGCGTACCCATCAGCGCTCCGCTCGCGCCGGAGACGCCGTGCATGCACTGCGGGCTGCCCGTGGGGCCACGCCCGGTGCTCGGGACCGCCGGCGGCGACAGCCTGCCGCAGGCGTTCTGCTGTACGGGCTGCCGCGTCGTCCACGAAGCGCTCGGTGCCGCGGGCTTCGGCGAGACGTACTACCGCCTGCGCGGCGTTGCCGCGTCCACACGAGATGCAAGGCCTACCGAGAGCGATGCGCTCCAACTCGCCGAACTCGATACCGACGCCTTCCTCGCGCAGCATACTACAGATGTCGGCGAAGGCCTGCGCCGGACGCACCTCTTCCTCGACGGCGTGCACTGCGCCGCGTGCGTGTGGCTCGTCGAGCGCCTCCCGTTCGAGATCAGCGGCGTGGCCGAGGCCGTCCTCGACCTTCCGCGCGCTCGGCTGACGCTGACTTTCGACCCGGGCGCGGTGTCGCTTTCGGAGGTCGGGCGCTGGCTTGCACGGTTTGGCTATGCGGCGCGGCCTATGCGGACGCAGGCGGCAGGTCGCCGCACCGAGGCCGAGCGCGCCCTGCTGCTGCGGATGGGCGTGGCGTGGGCGCTCGCGGGCAACGTGATGCTGCTCGCCTTCGCGTTCTACTCCGGCCTCGATGCCGAGGCGGACGCGACGATGGCAGCCTTCGCGCGCTGGGTCAGCCTAGCCCTCGCGGTCCCGGCCGTCGGCTATGGGGGCGCGCCGTTCTTTCAGCGCGCCTGGGCATCGGTGCGCCTCGCCTGGCGCGCCCGCGACCCGCGCCGCCTCCACATCGACACGCCCATCGCGCTCGGCATCGGCGTGGGCACGCTCCACAGCGCGTGGGCGACGGTCACCGGTCAGGGCGAGGTGTGGTTCGACTCGATCACGGTCCTCGTCGCGGCGCTCTTGACGGCGCGGTGGCTCCAACTCCGCAGCCGTCGCCTCGCAGGCGATGCCTCCGAGCGGCTGCTCTCGCTCCTTCCTTCGATGGTCCGCCGCGTGTCAGCCTCCGGCGAAACGGTGGTGGCGCGCCTCGACGAACTGGCGCGCGGCGAGACCGTCGAGGTTCCTGCAGGCGAGGTCATCCCCGTCGATGGCATCGTCACGCAGGGTGCTAGCCAACTCAACAACGCGGTCCTTACCGGCGAGAGCCGCCCGGTGGCCGTCGCCGAGGGCGATGCCGTGGAGGCCGGTGCGACCAACCTAGTCAGCCCGCTTCGCGTCCGGGTAGAGGCTACCGGAGAGGCGACGCGCGTAGGCCGCCTGTTGAAATGGGTCCGCGACGAGGAAGGGCGCAAGGCACGCGTCGTGCTCCTCGCGGACCGGCTGAGCGGGTATTTCTCGCTCAGCGTATTGAGTCTAGCAGCGCTCACGGCGGTGGCCTGGACGTTCTTCGGGACGTTCTCTCTCGCCGCGCATCACGTCGTGGCGCTGTTGGTGATTACCTGCCCCTGCGCCATCGGCATGGCGACGCCGCTTGCCATGGCCGTCGCAGCCGGTCGCGCAGCGCGGCGGGGGATTTTCCTGAAGTCGGACGCCGCCACGCAGCGGCTCACCGAAGCGGACACTGTCGTCCTCGACAAGACCGGCACGCTCACGGAGGGCCGCATGGCGCTCGTAGAGACGGTCGCGGCTGAGGGGGTGGACCTCGACGCCACGCTCGACCTCGCGGCGGTGCTCGAAGCGGACGTGGTCCACCCGGTCGCGACGGCGCTCGTCGCTGCGCGCGGGTGCCCGGTGCTCAAGGCCGAGGCCTTCGAGGCCGAAGCGGGGCAGGGCGTGCGGGGCGTTGTGGACGGACAGGCTGTGATCGTCGGCAAGCCGATGTGGGTGTGGGCGCAGACTGTCAGCGTCTCAGAGGGGCTGACGGATGCCGTCGAGCGGTTCGCCCGCGCAGGGCACACGCCCGTCGCCATCGCCCTCGACGGGCAGCCCGCTGCCGTGTGCGCCATCGGCGACCGCCTCCGCGACGATGCGCCGGCGGTCCTCCGCGCCCTCGAAGCGGCTGGGCTGACGATCCACCTTTGCTCAGGCGACCACCCGGCGGCGGTCGCGGCTGTCGCAAACACCCTCGGCATCCCCACGGAGCGCGCCCACGGCGGCGTCGCGCCCGAAGAGAAGCGGGCCACCGTCGAAGCGCTGCAAGCCCAGGGCCGCGTGGTGGTGATGGTCGGCGACGGCGTCAACGACGCCGCGGCGCTGCGAGCGGCCGACGTGGGCGTGGCCGTCGGCGGGGGCAGCACGGCCAGCCTCGTCGCGGCGGACGTGTTCCTGACGCGCCTAGGCCTTGCGCCGCTCGCCGAAGCCTTCGCCGGGACCGACCATACGCTCGGCGTGGTGCGCCGGAATCTTGGCATCTCGCTCGTCTACAACGTCGGTGGCGCTGCCGCGGCGATGCTCGGCCTCGTGACTCCGCTCGTCGCCGCCGTAGCGATGCCGATCTCGTCGCTGCTTGTGGTGGCGTCGTCCATTCTGCAGCGCTCCTTCCGCGCCGACGGCGCGGTCCCGTCGTCCCTGATCTCTGGTCATTCGACTGGAAGCTCCGGCCACCGTGTCGCAACCGACCCAGGACCCACGACCACCTCGCCATGA
- the ccoS gene encoding cbb3-type cytochrome oxidase assembly protein CcoS, with product MTVLYVLIPLALLLAGAGVLAFRWAVRSGQFDDVETPALRILIEDDHVPSS from the coding sequence ATGACCGTCCTCTACGTCCTGATCCCGCTCGCCCTCCTCCTCGCTGGTGCTGGCGTGCTTGCCTTCCGATGGGCCGTGCGCTCCGGGCAGTTCGACGATGTCGAAACGCCAGCGCTCCGCATCCTGATTGAGGATGATCATGTCCCTTCGTCCTGA
- a CDS encoding polyhydroxyalkanoic acid system family protein produces MPHIDVRRRHDLGREAARTLATELAADLERDYGVDARWDGDVLRIAGRGVKGDVVATDTELRVQASLSMMMRPLRGALTREIERTLDEALR; encoded by the coding sequence ATGCCGCACATCGACGTACGCCGCCGTCACGACCTTGGCCGCGAGGCAGCCCGAACCCTCGCCACGGAGCTAGCCGCCGACCTCGAACGCGACTACGGCGTCGATGCCCGCTGGGACGGCGACGTGCTGCGTATCGCCGGTCGCGGCGTCAAGGGCGACGTGGTCGCCACCGACACGGAGTTGCGCGTCCAGGCGTCGCTGAGCATGATGATGCGTCCGTTGCGCGGCGCGCTCACCCGCGAGATCGAGCGCACGCTCGACGAGGCGCTGAGATAG
- a CDS encoding polyhydroxyalkanoate synthesis regulator DNA-binding domain-containing protein, translating to MSDAPQSDAAAAAPRLIKRYGSRKLYDTTQSRYISLDEIARHIRDGAQIRVKDNKTGEDVTAAVLTQLIAEESRRDGNTLPKGFLHDVIRMGERLSLNAARVSERVSETAVRAGEQAVRASSEGVRQVQQQVEDFVKTSMDRFTPASRAKADDTSDAPGPDIRDEMARLRARLEALESHLDTLGSNPSGQGDR from the coding sequence ATGTCTGACGCCCCCCAGTCCGACGCTGCCGCCGCCGCCCCGCGCCTCATCAAGCGCTATGGCAGCCGCAAGCTCTACGACACCACGCAGAGCCGCTACATCTCGCTCGACGAGATCGCCCGGCACATCCGCGATGGTGCGCAGATCCGCGTTAAAGACAACAAGACGGGCGAAGATGTCACGGCGGCCGTGCTCACCCAGCTCATCGCCGAGGAGAGCCGCCGGGACGGCAACACGCTCCCGAAGGGCTTTCTGCACGACGTGATCCGCATGGGCGAGCGGCTGAGCCTCAACGCCGCCCGCGTCAGTGAGCGCGTCAGCGAAACCGCCGTGCGTGCGGGCGAGCAGGCCGTCCGCGCCAGCAGCGAAGGCGTCCGCCAGGTCCAGCAGCAGGTCGAGGACTTCGTCAAGACCTCCATGGACCGCTTCACCCCCGCCAGCCGCGCGAAGGCCGACGATACGTCGGACGCGCCCGGCCCCGACATCCGCGACGAGATGGCGCGTCTCCGCGCCCGCCTCGAAGCACTCGAGTCGCACCTCGACACGCTCGGGTCGAACCCCAGCGGGCAGGGCGACCGCTAA
- a CDS encoding phasin family protein encodes MATQTNNPYVQQVEELVERAIIDLRRTAKTASQTALDASEAVRKTTLDVLRAGVGAYLAVAEETTKTYTNLVARGEEVEWPQQLVERPRAFVQEQFTRFEKQSEQAVEAVKTQTEELTGAVEAQTEEGKKLFEKTAKDLQTQVEKAVAEALHRIGMPTRQDVQTLQATVAKLNKQVDDLRKA; translated from the coding sequence ATGGCTACCCAGACCAACAACCCCTACGTCCAGCAGGTCGAAGAGCTCGTCGAACGCGCGATCATCGACCTTCGCCGGACCGCCAAGACCGCTTCGCAGACCGCCCTCGACGCCTCGGAGGCCGTCCGCAAGACCACCCTCGACGTGCTCCGGGCCGGTGTCGGCGCCTACCTGGCCGTGGCCGAGGAGACCACCAAGACGTACACGAACCTCGTCGCTCGCGGCGAGGAGGTCGAGTGGCCGCAGCAACTCGTGGAGCGTCCCCGTGCGTTCGTGCAGGAGCAGTTTACCCGCTTCGAGAAGCAGTCCGAGCAGGCCGTCGAGGCCGTGAAGACGCAGACCGAGGAGCTCACCGGCGCCGTTGAGGCGCAGACCGAGGAGGGCAAGAAGCTCTTCGAGAAAACCGCCAAGGACCTTCAGACGCAGGTCGAGAAGGCCGTTGCCGAAGCCCTCCACCGCATCGGCATGCCGACGCGTCAGGACGTGCAGACCCTCCAGGCAACCGTCGCCAAGCTCAACAAGCAGGTCGACGACCTCCGCAAGGCGTAA
- a CDS encoding phasin family protein: MATQNEAPLTALAKRQVEAVQTTAADARELAHKIVLAGLGVLSLAEEEGTKLFKQMTDKGASFDLTVPGREVAQSAVTTLQTQASNLATALLERRDEAVFVAGEASKKVEHNVQDAVTTAMRRLGVPTRREITELTESVERLAANIEKLRADRADADSGISAKHLGGGWYEVRVGGAVLKKVQGKDEAAKAVAELRKR, encoded by the coding sequence ATGGCTACCCAGAACGAAGCGCCCCTGACCGCGCTTGCCAAGCGTCAGGTCGAAGCCGTACAGACAACCGCTGCCGACGCGCGTGAGCTCGCGCACAAGATCGTCCTCGCGGGTCTCGGCGTCCTCTCCCTCGCTGAGGAGGAGGGCACGAAGCTCTTCAAGCAGATGACCGACAAGGGCGCGTCGTTTGACCTCACCGTCCCCGGCCGCGAGGTTGCGCAGAGCGCCGTGACCACCCTCCAGACGCAGGCGTCGAACCTCGCCACCGCGCTCCTGGAGCGTCGCGACGAGGCCGTCTTCGTGGCGGGCGAGGCCAGCAAGAAGGTCGAGCACAACGTGCAGGACGCCGTCACCACGGCCATGCGGCGTCTCGGCGTCCCGACGCGACGCGAGATCACCGAACTCACCGAGAGCGTCGAGCGCCTCGCCGCCAACATCGAGAAGCTCCGCGCTGACCGCGCCGACGCCGACAGTGGCATCTCGGCCAAGCACCTCGGCGGGGGCTGGTACGAAGTCCGCGTGGGCGGTGCCGTGCTGAAGAAGGTGCAGGGCAAGGACGAAGCGGCCAAGGCCGTCGCCGAGCTCCGCAAGCGCTAA
- a CDS encoding patatin-like phospholipase family protein — protein MPTTSNGAAPNGHATTSRPGSTIALALAGGGGEGAIYEIGTLRALDEAIEGLDFTRVPIYVGVSAGAFVASCLANGLTTSQLCRSIVTTDPGEHPFQPERFLMPAFGEFLKRGLSVPGLLFDAFKDMARNPTDLRVVGTFIDRLTRAVPVGLFANDPLRAFLERVFRKDGRTNDFRRLRQQLYIVAADLDSGEAVRFGERGLDHIPIARAVQASTALPGLYPPVEIDGNYYVDGVLLKTMHASVALEKGADLVLCVNPIVPVDLAAARREGFIRPGRLVDLGMPAVMSQTLRTLVHSRLNVGLAAYEDRYAGQDVLLFEPRRDDTQMFFTNIFSFSQRRTVCEHAYRSTLANIRERREEISAALIPHGLRLRDEVIDDLHRDLWANIGLDPKRQGAPTSEVTQRLRIALHRLDTLIGDRLV, from the coding sequence ATGCCCACGACCTCCAACGGGGCCGCTCCGAACGGCCATGCTACGACTTCGCGCCCTGGCAGCACCATCGCGCTCGCGCTCGCGGGCGGCGGCGGCGAGGGGGCCATCTACGAGATCGGTACCCTCCGCGCCCTCGATGAAGCCATCGAGGGGCTTGACTTCACCCGCGTGCCGATCTACGTCGGCGTCTCGGCGGGCGCGTTCGTGGCGTCGTGCCTCGCCAACGGGCTGACGACCTCGCAGCTCTGCCGCAGCATCGTCACGACGGACCCGGGCGAGCACCCGTTTCAGCCCGAGCGCTTCCTCATGCCCGCGTTCGGCGAGTTCCTCAAGCGCGGCCTCAGCGTCCCCGGCCTGCTCTTCGACGCGTTCAAGGATATGGCGCGCAATCCCACCGACCTGCGCGTCGTCGGCACGTTCATCGACCGGCTCACGCGCGCGGTCCCGGTCGGGTTGTTTGCCAACGACCCGCTCCGGGCGTTCTTGGAGCGCGTCTTCAGGAAAGACGGCCGCACCAACGACTTTCGGCGGCTCCGTCAGCAGCTCTACATCGTCGCGGCCGACCTCGATTCGGGCGAGGCGGTGCGCTTTGGCGAGCGCGGGCTAGACCACATCCCGATCGCCCGCGCGGTGCAGGCCTCGACGGCGTTGCCGGGGCTCTACCCGCCCGTCGAGATCGACGGCAACTACTACGTCGATGGCGTCCTCCTCAAGACGATGCACGCCTCGGTGGCGCTGGAGAAGGGGGCCGACCTCGTGCTCTGCGTCAACCCGATCGTGCCGGTAGACCTAGCTGCGGCGCGGCGCGAGGGCTTCATCCGCCCCGGTCGCCTCGTGGACCTCGGGATGCCAGCGGTGATGTCGCAGACGCTGCGCACGCTCGTCCACTCGCGCCTCAACGTGGGGCTCGCGGCCTACGAGGACCGGTATGCCGGGCAGGATGTGCTCCTCTTCGAGCCGCGCCGCGACGACACGCAGATGTTCTTCACCAACATCTTCTCGTTCAGTCAGCGCCGCACGGTGTGTGAGCACGCCTACCGCTCGACGCTAGCCAACATCCGCGAGCGCCGCGAGGAGATCAGCGCCGCGCTGATCCCGCACGGCCTCCGGCTCCGCGACGAGGTGATCGATGACCTGCACCGCGACCTCTGGGCGAACATCGGCCTCGACCCCAAGCGCCAGGGCGCGCCGACCTCCGAGGTCACGCAGCGCCTCCGCATCGCTCTCCACCGCCTGGACACGCTCATCGGCGACCGGCTGGTCTAG
- a CDS encoding sigma-70 family RNA polymerase sigma factor, which yields MLTRRSRSARALPSSNEEWLAALDDDRRRDAALAALRPILVRGLRAALARRVPAQAHALAEDFAQEALLQILDKRDTFRGDARFTTWAQKIAVRLALSELRRKRWENVSFEDLLPDGSRADDRLGAFADDAPDPERSTEQQQLVDAVVTAIDETLTERQRTAMQLLVFHGVPMDVAAERLGTNRNALYKLVHDARKKLRTELAARGIPLEELGDP from the coding sequence ATGCTGACCCGCCGTTCCCGTTCTGCCCGTGCTCTCCCGTCGAGCAACGAGGAGTGGCTCGCGGCCCTGGACGACGACCGCCGTCGTGATGCCGCGCTCGCGGCGCTGCGCCCCATTCTCGTCCGGGGCCTCCGTGCGGCACTCGCCCGCCGCGTTCCGGCGCAGGCGCACGCGCTCGCCGAGGACTTCGCGCAGGAAGCGCTGCTGCAGATCCTCGACAAGCGCGACACGTTTCGCGGCGACGCCCGCTTCACGACGTGGGCGCAGAAGATCGCCGTCCGGCTTGCGCTCTCGGAGCTACGCCGCAAGCGGTGGGAGAACGTCTCGTTCGAGGACCTGCTGCCGGACGGCAGCCGTGCCGACGACCGCCTCGGGGCCTTCGCCGACGACGCGCCCGACCCGGAGCGCTCGACCGAGCAACAGCAACTCGTGGACGCCGTCGTCACGGCCATTGACGAGACCCTGACGGAGCGGCAGCGGACGGCGATGCAGCTCCTCGTCTTCCACGGCGTCCCGATGGATGTGGCTGCCGAACGACTCGGCACCAACCGGAACGCGCTCTACAAGCTGGTGCACGACGCCCGCAAGAAGCTGCGCACCGAGCTGGCGGCTCGGGGGATTCCGCTCGAAGAGCTCGGCGACCCGTAG
- a CDS encoding spore maturation protein has translation METFREIISFASAFVLPAILVGFPLYGLYKRVPVYETFVDGAKEGFHVAVRIIPYLVAILFAIAMFRASGAMDFLIAGLRPVLGAIGIPAEVLPMAILRPLTGSGSAAIVVDMINIYGEDSILVKMAATMFGSTETTFYVIAVYFGAVGVKKTRHAVAAGLLADLVGLISAVYIVRWLFG, from the coding sequence ATGGAAACGTTCCGCGAGATCATCAGCTTCGCCTCGGCCTTCGTGCTGCCTGCTATCCTTGTGGGCTTCCCGCTCTACGGGCTCTACAAGCGCGTGCCTGTCTACGAGACGTTCGTGGATGGTGCCAAGGAGGGCTTCCACGTGGCGGTGCGGATCATCCCCTACCTCGTCGCGATCCTGTTCGCCATCGCCATGTTTCGAGCGTCGGGGGCCATGGACTTCCTGATTGCGGGGCTGCGACCAGTGCTCGGTGCCATCGGTATCCCGGCAGAAGTGCTCCCGATGGCGATCCTCCGGCCGCTCACCGGCTCCGGCTCGGCGGCCATCGTGGTGGATATGATCAACATCTACGGCGAGGACTCCATCCTCGTGAAGATGGCCGCCACCATGTTCGGCTCGACCGAGACAACGTTCTATGTGATCGCGGTCTACTTCGGCGCCGTCGGCGTCAAGAAGACACGCCATGCGGTCGCCGCGGGACTCTTGGCTGACCTCGTGGGGCTCATCTCCGCCGTCTACATCGTGCGCTGGCTCTTCGGCTGA